Proteins found in one Limnothrix sp. FACHB-406 genomic segment:
- a CDS encoding DUF3493 domain-containing protein, which yields MANRPRPLDAETMARLRAEAAAPYRGLRRLFYGAFAASGALGGFIFLLKLLAGENPADVLPNLALQAGVVALMVWLFRIDRGRERNQ from the coding sequence ATGGCCAATCGTCCTCGCCCCCTAGATGCAGAAACCATGGCTCGACTGCGAGCAGAAGCCGCCGCTCCCTATCGAGGTCTTCGACGCTTGTTCTATGGTGCTTTTGCTGCTTCGGGAGCACTGGGTGGGTTCATTTTTTTGCTGAAACTGTTAGCGGGCGAAAACCCAGCGGATGTTTTGCCTAATTTGGCACTGCAAGCGGGTGTGGTGGCATTGATGGTTTGGTTATTTCGGATCGATCGGGGACGGGAGCGAAATCAATAA